The following nucleotide sequence is from Triticum dicoccoides isolate Atlit2015 ecotype Zavitan chromosome 7B, WEW_v2.0, whole genome shotgun sequence.
GAATTACTGGATGTTGCTTTACATTCTACAGTAGCCTTTTTGTCTTTCTCTATTGTGGAATCAGTGTTCCTTGTCTGACATATTCTCTACTAATGTAAAGTGTATATATTAATGCAGTATTATTATGCTTGTTATGATATCTTAAGCACTGTTCCTGGCTCAGGTCTCCACTTGATCAGTGATGAAGGTTGATGATTACAACTGAACGACTGAAGCAGTCCACTGGCAGAATTAAAGATAGCTGAAGAACTATGCTGGAGACAAAAGAACTTGGTGTGTCAATTCTTTAGGACCTTCATCAGCAAGGACAGTCACTACTGCATGCTCAGACTACAGTACATAGTCAATCATAACTACTTTATAATAGTTTAGATATACTTCCCTGAAATGTTATGTGAACCATCGTGCTCTTCTGTTCATCATTACTTCCAGCTTGGTTGTTATTTCTTGTTGTACTGGTAGAGATCAGATTGCCATAGACCATTATATAAGTTCTAGGTTTGATAGATTTCCTCTACCAATTCTAAATATAATAATCAAAATTTGCATTTGTTTAATGCAGGATCTGTTATCAAAATCGAGAGTTAGTGGTACAAGTTTATTAAATCATGTTAAGTGCAGTGTAACGTTGAAAGTGTCTCCACCTTGAACATTTCATTTATTCTTGTTTTCTCCACCAGTAATAGGTACTATTTATAATCTGCTCCCTCAATTCTGAAATAAttcaatttgatctagtttataagAAGCTATATCAACATCTACACCACATATTTAGTTTCATTAGATTCATTGTAAAATACTTTTTTGTAAAAAAGAGGTCACTTGGCTGTTCTTGATACTGTAGTATACCTATTATGTTTGTTCTCACACGTAGATAGGTGTATTTGTTTACATAAGAAAAATGACACCAAGTTAGTTCATGATCATGGTTTAGGAAAAAAAAAGTGTGCACTATGGTAGAAAGAAGTACAGTTTTGTTGCAAGTAGTTTTCCAGAAACAATAACTTATCTTGTTCCCCTATCCCTTTATTATTTGTCAACACCCCTCTGAACTTTGAGATTATAATTTTTCAAAGGTACCTACAGTTGCACAACAAGGTGGAGCTCCTCAGCACTTTGGTGTGGGTAAGCTCCTATGCCCTTCAGGATGATTTGAACTATTTGACACTAGGTTACTCGTGATTAGTCGTCGATGTTGTGTTGCTGCAATGAAACAATATTGTTGATTAATGAAAGACAAGGAATCCTGGCATAACTCTTTAAGTATATAGGCCTCACGAGTGAGGTTGAGGTTCAAACCACGTGAAATAAAAATGATGGTTCAGATGATAATAACTACTATTTATGTTGTTGTAATCAGCTTGCCATTTGGTCACAGAAGCATATTGTCTGTTACAGGTTTACTTGGTGTTACAGGTTTACTTGGTGGTCAAAGCCAAAAAGGAAGTTGGAGGTGTAGGCATGAACTTGATGATTAAGAGGGTCTGTACAATCTTGTATATTTGTTGATGTAATGTGGTGTAATTATTCCTGAGGGCATGTGATATGGTTGGATGTATTATTGGCCACATTTTAGAAAGGCTTTACTCAGTGAAATAATTGAATAGAAATTTGTGAAATGCTTTAAATTATGGGCCTGTTCAATAGAAATTAATTGTTTTCTGAAAGCTTGTTTGACTATGTATAATGGGTGGTGTTGTAACTCGTTGGATGGAAATCATGGTTGGACTAAAATAAATGGCCTAAACTACCACAATAAAAATGCGGATGCCACATCACATCCACGTTGGTGCCATGTAGATGCCACGTCAAGCCCATTTTTGTACAACGTCATCTCAATCCATGACGGACTAGTCTGTCATAGAGGACCGGGGCTGGGCGGGCCTAGGGACTGATCGGTGACGGCCAGGATCCGTCATGGTGGTACAGTTgtaaaattatgacgcgatatacatgacggattataAATCCGTCACGGACAACCCTCCGTGAGGTTTTGCACTGTTCCATGACAGACTGTATCCGTCATGAATTAACAAGATTCTTGTAGTGTAAGTATGTAACCATTGATCTGCCAAGAACCCGACCCGTCACTATTAATTAAAACACCACTCATGGGCTTAGATTTCTGCTCGTCAATGGTGGTTTCTAGGGATATAACTCTTTTGACCATATACACAAACAAGTCACAGTTACAAAAAATTGACCAGCATTACCAAAGATTAGCATCTTTCACAGAGCACAATAACACACAGAAGCACTTCACAAAAAACACTTGTTGTGCTGAACTAAACCTCTAGCCATTGTTAACACTTAAATACAAGTTCACCCCTGTAGCTGAGTAGGTGATCCCCACTAatctatttctctcaacatgcgacCATTTCACCTCAACATGCAGCCATGCAAAGCAAAATATTTTCCATTCTTTTATGATAtacttatattcaataaatattttacaactatCATAATCAAATACAATAAATAATTTGTGTTTGCATGGACCGGTTTATTTGCTAACTACCTAGCTACTGCTCCAATCCAGCCGTGAACAGGTTCACGTTTGCATGGACCGGTTTATTTGCTGAAAATAAACCTAAACAACTAGTGCAACAGGATTACAAATATTCCAACAAAACGATCTTTAATTCATATATAGGTATTGAACAACAATAACATTTAACACAATAAAATAAAATTACTTTTCCCATCCAGCCAAACGAATAGAAAACTCAACTTCTATTCACATGGGCCTCAGCTGGCCCGTGTATTTCACACACTATGCTTAAATGGTAAACAATATAATAAATCAATGATAAAAATCAGTCAAGTAAACAATTTTTTGGCTTGATTGTACTGCATATGTCCGCCATTTTCCATGTGGATTATTTAGCAGGTAGGCATGTTGGGAGGCGGAGGCATCATTTTAGCTCCAGTAGCCTTGCCATCCTTCACGATGAAGACGGTGCTCATTCCCCACACCACATGGCGATCAAAGTGGCAATGCATGAACCAGACACCTAAAAAAGAGCACATACACAAAACATTAGAGATTGGCACTTGATTAATTCGCTCCAACGAATTTCACAGGCATCGCCCCAAAGCTGAATATAAAGTTAAACTCACCTGGATTCGCCGCGCGGAATCGGATAGCGGCCCAGCCAGCTTTGGGCACGGAGACCGTGTTCTGGTGCGGCGGGTCAACCAAGTTATAGGTGGCCGGGTCCTTCTGCTCGTCAAAATTCCCGAACCCTCTGCCTACCACGTAGAACGTGAAGCCGTGCAGGTGCATGGGGTGGTTCTCGGCGCCGAGGATGGAGGTGCCCTGGAACACCACCTCCACGACGGCGCCGTACTCCACCACCTTCACCTTGGTGCCGCGCTTGGTGGCCCAGCGCTCGACGGGGTCGTTGTCGACGTccgtgaagttgaagaagaagGGCGGCTTGTTGGGGAAGTCTGCGTTGAACACGCCGCGGACGGAGCGGTAGTAGGCGCCGAGGATGTCGACGGACGGGTTCGCGAAGCTGACGTTGTTGAGGCTCGCCGCTTGGCGGTTGCCGTCGGGGCCCCCGCACGTCTCGTGGGGCGCGCAGGGGAGCACGTTGACGGCGATGGTGACGAGCATACGCTCGTCGACCTGCCTCGGCACGTCCACTGGGTGGTCCTTGCTGCCCAGGGACCGGAGCTGCGCCGTGTACGCCGTCGCCGAGTCGATGTCTTTGACGCCCGGAAGGTTGGCAGGGAACTCCGGCAGGCCACGCGCCGGTGTGTCGTCCATGTATTCCACGATGGCGGTGGCGGTGCTGTTGTTGACCTCAATGTCGGGGTGTGTTGCGAACGTCCTCGCGGCCATGTAGTACCGACCGCCATCGGCGCGGTTGGCCTCGAGAAGCGCGTCCATGGTTTGACCTGGGGCGATCATGATGTGCTTGACGGTGAACGGCTTAGTGTAGTGGCCGTCGGTGCCGACCACGGTGAGGTTGTGCCCGGCGATGGCGAAGAAGAGGTCGTTGGAGAGCCCCGCGTTGATGATCCGGAGCAGGTACGTCTTACCGTGTTGCACCGGTATCTTGTAGGTGCTGGCCTTGGAGCACGGGAACAGGTCCCCTGGCTGGCCGTTGATGGTGTTCGCGTCTGAGATATTGATCTCGCCGCCGGTCCGCTCCGCCTCCTCGAGTAGATGGTTCACGTCGGCCTTCCACCACTCACCTGCATGCATGAGATTGAACATATCAAGTTAACGACAACTTAGCTTAGTTATAAGCATGGATGAAAGCAATGGAGTATTATATACCGAGTATGACGGGTATCTCCTTGTGTGGCTTCTTGAAGGGGAAGGTGGTTCCGAGCTTAGGGTGGATGACAATGGCGCCGTGGATTGTGGTGCGGTCATAGTCGCTGTGCGCGTGCCACCAAAGCGTTCCCTCTTCCTCAGACAAGATGACACGGTAGGTGAAGTTGCCGCCGGGGCGGATGGGACACTGGGTAATGTACTCTGGCCCGTCGGACCACGGGTTGCGTGGCTGGTCCACACCATGCCTATGTACATATGTCGCGTTAGAAAATATAAAAGGTTTACGGATGGTTATATATATGCAGTGAACGGCCGTCGGCCAGGCTAACTAGCTAACTTACCAGTGAATGGTGATGTTTTTATCGCCTTGGTTGTAGACGTTGACGATGACAAGGTCGCCCTTGCGCGCGTAGATGGTAGGGCCGGGGAACTGCCCGTTGACGGTGAGGACGGTCCTCTCCTTGCACAGCCTCGTGTAGTTGCTCTCCTTAATCTGCAAAATATGATGAAGGAACGTCACAAGTAAGTTTATGATATGCTGAGGTGGTCAGGTGGCATGTGTACATGTTAATTAAGAGAAATGATTTATGGATGGAGGCTAgtatagctatttagatatagaaatgAATGGGAATAAATGCAAACAGACTTACAAAGAAATCGTGGTAACGAGTCTTGGCGCCCTGAGCGGGGCTAACGGAAACTCCCAGCGCCAACACCGCCCCAAGTAACCAAAGCACCGCCGGTATCTTAGCTAGACCCATCGCCGGCCAACGGCCGTCGCCACTCACCGAGCTAGCTCAGCTCGACCGTGAACCGCCGGATACCAAGAAGCTAGCTAACCACAAGTTATGCACGCacgctagctgctgctgcttgagcAAACCTGGAAGCTAATGTGTGCGATGGACTGATGATGGCAACTCCAAGCAGACGCACGAGGTATTTATAGATCGTATGGGGGACAACAAGATCGAGCCCGGTCGACGACGATGCGTGTGCTGATGTGCATGGTTTCATATGATTAGCTTCTTGTCAAATATAATCTGCAGTCGCTATGGAAAGTGGAGGCTTTGGCAGAAGCCGCCCATGCGCATGCAGTTACCCGTGGATTGATTAATTTAATTGTTATTAACCGTTGGTTGGTCGCTGTCATGCATGCTGCGACGTACGACGACAGCGTCAAAGCCTTGAACCCTTCGCGCCAACCGCCCACGGGATTTAGTTTCAGCAGCTTAATTAATCGATCCAAGCACGTACGACGTAGGTGCAACTTCTGAAAAATCAATCAGAAAACACACGATGAGCTTTTAGAACGTGTGGTGGGTCGATGCATGCATCCATTCCTGCTTTAGCCTCATCTGGATGGAGCTGCCATATTAGTTCTATTTTGACTACTTTCTTTTTTGCCACGTTAGTTCTATTTTGACGTTATTGTTGTGAGCGATAGTGGCTCGTTTTTGTAGCTGGAACAAGCAAAGCTGATCAACGCGTGAGGAAATGGAAGTCGTGCTGAGCCTGAGATTTGTGGCACCCGGGACCTGGAGACCTGATCGACTACGCAATCAATTCAAAGAGAAacaaccatgcatgcatgcatgggaaccggatcctctaacattAAGAAGGAAAGTTAGGGAAGCTACAACTCCCTAACTTTCCTTCTTGCAATCTATATGATTAAAGCTAAAATGATTTAAATTATTATGCAAATTACAGATTTAATGTGTAAATTCATAATCATTACATACAAACAATTTGATGATGAAATAAAATTAATTATAGATTATTTATATCTACATTAAATATCAATAGTAAATGATCCACTAAACGTCTCTAACATTCCTTCTTCATTTTACACTATTACTGTAGCATCGTGACTTTGCTTCTCTAAGTTAGAGGATCCGCCTCCGCATGCATGTCCGAACGTTCATCAGGACTATCAAACCGCCGTGTGACCATTGAATGGTGGATCCTATCGAATGGCCTTTTGCCTCCCGGGAGCATGCTTCCACGTGAATAGTAACAAAAAAGATATAGTAATATTTTTtagaaattctgaattttttttagaTGTTCGTGTTGGTGCCGCAAACATTCTTGAAAATTTTCATGCAAAACGAGCAGCGATGTTTCGCTGGTGAAAAAAACAAATTTAGGATGACATTCTGGGATAACATTTGGTGTTTATTTTATGGGAAAAGCTTATCTTCAACCGACCGATAACGCTCGCGCGTCCGCCGGCTCCACGTCCGTCGGATCGTGTGTTGATCAGACGGACGAGAGCATTCCTCGCTTCCGCGTCACGCGCAAACGTTTCTAAAACTGGGCGGCTGTTTTAGGAATAATTAACGCAGCTGTAACGCTCCCGCAGTGCTCCCGCTCCCGCAGCTCCGTTGTGTCTGttagggcggcggcggtgggatcTGGTAGGGCAACGGCAGGCGGCGACCAACAGCGGGCGGCGACCAACGGCGGGGGTGACGCGGGCGCATCCAACGCGGTGGCGACGACGACCGCGTCGGGgtcggcggtggccggcgacgacaCAAGCAGGTACGGCCGCGTGCTCCTTCCCCCCATTTCTGGTCGCCTCTCAGACAGTTCTCCTCTGCTCGGCGGCTCCCCCTCGGCGGCTACGCGGGCTCGTCACAGTGGTGCTCTGTTGTAGTGAGGCGCCATCATCGGCGCCACCGATTGTAGATGTGTAGCTGTAGCAGGGGATTGGGATTTCCTCAGATCTGTTTTTGTTGCAGAAAACTTTTGATTCCTTTGTAGCTAAAATTGGCTCGTTATAGTGATGTGTTGTAGGAATTTCTGTAGCTCAAATTTGGCTGTAGGTGCTCCGTGTATGCTATCCGATTGCTGTGCTATTAGGTAATCTCTGAATGTTCTAGGTTCTCCTGTCCTTTGATGTTCTAGGTTGTTATAGCTCAAATTGGCTAGTAGGTAATCTCTGAATTTTTGCAGCTCAAAGTTTTTTGTAGCTTTCTGGCTTGAGTATTAGTGATACATTATTTTGATGTTCAGAGAGAAGTTTCTGTAGCCAATTTGATGTTACATTATTTTGATGTTCAGAGAGAAGTTTCTGTAGCCAATTTGATGTTCAGATAGAAGTTTCTGTACCAATTAGTGATGCATTAGTGTAGGTTATGCTTCAGGAATTTTTGTACTTTATGCTTTCTGAAACTTTTGATATTTAGTTATTGTAGGTCATGTATGATTTCTGAAACTTAGTTTTTGCTTTCTGAAACTACAGATATGTTTTCTCTGAAATTTAGTTATTGTAGGTCATGTTTCAATACTTTTCTCTGAAACTACTCATGTAGTTATCCATTTTGTTTTCTGAAACTACATATATCCTTTCTCTGAAATTTTAACTACTGTTCCAATACTTTTCCATGATTTTTTAGCTCATGTTTATCTGAAATTAGTTGGACTAGCTAATGTTCTTTCAAACCTTGTTTTGCAGAATGCCTATATTTCAAACTCGTTGGTCGGCAAAGCGGTTGCGTGAAATAGCCAATGACATCAAAGGGAAAAAGAGAGATGTCATAAGCAAGTCCAGCTTCGGGGATTTGCTGTTTATATCTCCTTTGGTCCCTCCTCCCGAAGATCTTCTTGATTTCATTATTATGAACATTGACCCTAAGAATCGTGTGCTGAAGTATGTAATCTTTTGCTTTTTTTTTGTATTTCTTTCTTGTTCCATAACACCTTTTGTTTTCTTTATTCTCGCAACATCTATTGTTTTTTTGTGAATTGCAGGATTAATGACCACAAGGAGATCCACTTTTCAAAAGACATGGTTAAGAAGATATTCAATGTCCCATCTGGTAGCAGACCGATAGAGTTCGGGAAGAGGGGCAAAGCTGATTTCCGTGAAGTTTATCTGCGCGGCGGGGATAGGGCTCCGATACCCAACGCAGTTTCTGTCTTATCAAAAGCAGATGATGATGACACCATCGAGAGGTCATGGGTATTACTGTGCCTGGCTTTGGTCCTAGCTCCTGGGACAGGAAACATGATCCCCCTAGATTATCTTTACACCCTACGAGATATGAGCATGGTCCATGAGTTTGAGTGGGATGAGCATATCCTGTGTGATGTGATGAGAGAAGTTAAAAAATACCAGGATAGAAGGAATGAGGGTAGAGGGAAATTTCTCATCGGTGGATGTCTACCAATGCTTCCGGTACACCCTTGATTCATGTAACATCCCACTCCTTTTATCCCGCAACAACAAATCTTTTTCTTGAGGTGCtgatgttttcttttcttttttgtgccTTTTTTGCAGATAATTTATATGGACCATCTTGATGTGCCAAGAGGATGCATAGTTGATCACACCATCAACTACTCGCTTCCTAGAGCTTGTTTCGTTCATGAAATGGACTTTTATGCTGTTGTCGCAGTGGACACCCTGGATGATGGGTTTGGGAAGCGTCCTGTAAGTGATTGAAACTGAAAGACCTTGATTTTTTTATATAGAAGACATTTGTCTGTTGCAATTCTTACTTATTTTCTCTTCTTTGTAATGCAGTTCAGGACTAGTACACCGTATGCAGTAGTTGAGTTCATGTCATATGTAGATCAACATCACCGAGGAGCTGCTAGTGAACATGTCACAGAGGAATTGCCGGAAATCAGCGACCAAGGGGGTGTTGTTGGGGGCGCAACACACACCGCAGATGTGCCTGAGAGCTCACACACGCAAGCAAATGTACATGTGGGAGCAGATGCGGGTtctcaatgaaggaaatatgccctagaggcaataataaagttattatttatttccttatatcatgataaatgtttattattcatgctagaattgtattaaccggaaacatgatacatgtgtgaatacatagacaaacatagtgtcactagtatgcctctacttgactagctcgtgaatcaaagatggttaagttttctagccatggacaaaagagttgtcatttgattaatgggatcacatcattaggagaatgatgtgattgacttgacccattccgttagcttagcacacgatcgtttagtatgttgctactgctttcttcatgacttatacatgttcctgtgactatgagattatgcaactcccgtttaccagaggaacactttatgtgctaccaaacgtcacaacgtaactgggtgattataaaggtgctctacaggtgtctccgaaggaacatgttgggttggcgtattttgagattaggttttgtcactccgattgtcggagaggtatctctgggccctctcggtaatgcacatcactataagcctcgcaagcaatgtgaccaatgagttggttacgggatgatgcattatgtaacgagtaaagagacttgccggtaacaagattgaactaggtattggataccgacgatcgaatctcgggcaagtaacataccgatgacaaagggaacaacgtatgttgttatgcggtttgaccgataaagatcttcgtagaatatgtaggaggcaatatgaacatccaggttccactattggttattgaccggaaacagttctaggtcatgtctacatagttctcaaacccgtagggtccgcacgcttaaggtttcgatgacagttatattatgagtttatgagttttgatgtaccgaaggagttcggagtcccggatgagatcggggacatgacgaggagtctcgaaatggtcgagacataaatatcgatatattggatgactatattcggagttcggaaaggttccgagtgattcgggtatttttcggaatacttgagagttacgggaattcgccggggagtatatgggccttattgggccatacgggaatagaggagagaggccgaaaggaaggaggcgcgcagcccccctctggtccgaattggacaaggggtgcggcccccctttccttcctcctctccccctctttccccccttctcctactccaacaaggaaggatgggagtaggactccccttggtgcgccccctcctagggccggcctcctccccccttgctcctttatatacgggggcaggggggcaccccatgacacacaagttgatctacagatcgttccttagccgtgtgcggtgccccctccaccatattccacctcggtcatatcgtcgcggagtttaggcgaagccctgcgctggtagaacatcatcatcgtcaccacgctgtcgtgctgacgtaactcatccccgacgctttgctagattggagcccggggaacgtcatcgagttgaacgtgtgctgaacacggaggtgccgtacgttcggtgcttggatcggtcgaatcctaaagacgtacgactacatcaaccgcgttgtcataacgcttccgcttacggtctacgagggtacgtggacaacactcttccctctcgttgctatgccatcaccatgatcttgcgtgtaagtaggaaatttttgaaattactacgttccccaacagtggcatccgagcctaggttttatgcgttgatgttatatgcacgagtagaacacaaatgagttgtgggcgatacaagtcatactgcttaccagcatgtcatactttggttcggcggtattgttggatgaagcggcccggaccgacattacgcgtacgcttacgcgagactggttttaccgccgtgctttgcacacaggtgactagcgggtgtcagtttctccaactttagctgaatcaagtgtggccacgcccggtccttagaaaggttaaaacagcactaacttgacgaactatcgttgtggttctgatgcgtaggtaagaacggttcttgctaagcccgtagcagccacgtaaaatttgcaacaacaaagtagaggacgtctaacttgtttttgcagggcatgttgtgatgtgatatggtcaagacgtgatgagatataagttgttgtatgagatgatcatgttttgttgaagttatcggcaactggcagaagctctatggttgtctctttgttgcataagatgcaagtgccaaataattgctttactttatcgctatgcgatagcaatagttgcaagagcaatagttggcgagacgaccatgtgacgacacattgatatagatcaagatgatgaagatcatggtgtcgtgccggtgacgatagagatcatgacagtactttggagatggagatcaaaggcgcaagataatcatggccatatcatgtcacatattttgattgcatatgatgtttatctgttatacatcttattctgttttgtttgacggtagcattataagatgatctctcactaattatcaagaagtgttctccctgagtatgtaccgttgccaaagtttgtcgtgcccagacaccacgtgatgatcgggtgtgataagctctacgtccatctacaacgggtgcaagccagttttgcacacgcggaatactcaggttaaacttgatgagcctagcatatgcagatatggcctcggaacacggagaccgaaaggtcgagcgtgaatcatatagtagatatgatcaacataatgatgttcaccattgaaagctactccatttcacgtgatgatcggttatggtttagttgatttggatcacgtgatcacttagaggattagagggatgtctttctaagtgggaattcttaagtaatatgattaattgaacttaaatttatcatgaacttagccctggtagtattttgcaaattatgttgtagatcaatagcttacattgttgctttcatatgtttatttttatatgttcctaaagaaaattgtgttgaaaaatgttagtagcaatgatgcggattggatccgtgatctgaggtttatcctcattcctgcgcagaagaattatgtccttgatgcaccgctaggtgacaaacctattgcaggagcagatgcaaacgttatgaacgtttggctagctcaatatgatgactacttgatagttcagtgcaccatgcttaacggcttagaatcgggacttcaaagacgttttgaacgtcatggaccatatgagatgttccaggagttgaagttaatatttcaagcaaatacccgagtcgagagatatgaagtctccaacaagttctatagctaaaagatggaggagaatcgctcaactagtgagcatgtgctcagattgtctgggtactacaatcgcttgaatcaagtgggagttaatcttccagataagatagtgattgacagaattctctagtcaccatcaccaagttagtagaactctcttcgtgatgctgaaatcgatgaaggtagaaatcaagaaaagcatcaagtgttgatggttgacaagaccactagtttcaagaaaagggcaaagggaagaagtggaacttcaagaagaacggcaagcaagttgctgctcaaatgaagaagcccaagtctggtcctaagcctgagactaagtgcttctactgcaaagggactaatcactggaagtggaactgccccaagtatttggcggataagaaggatggcaaaagtgaacaaaggtacattggatatacatgttattgatgtgtactttactagtgtttatagcaacgccTCGGcattttgatattggttcagttgctaagagtagtaactcgaaacgggagttgtagaataaacagaaaatagtaaaaaggcgaggtgacgatgtgtgttggaagtagtcccaagattgatatgatcatcatcgca
It contains:
- the LOC119339945 gene encoding putative laccase-9; protein product: MGLAKIPAVLWLLGAVLALGVSVSPAQGAKTRYHDFFIKESNYTRLCKERTVLTVNGQFPGPTIYARKGDLVIVNVYNQGDKNITIHWHGVDQPRNPWSDGPEYITQCPIRPGGNFTYRVILSEEEGTLWWHAHSDYDRTTIHGAIVIHPKLGTTFPFKKPHKEIPVILGEWWKADVNHLLEEAERTGGEINISDANTINGQPGDLFPCSKASTYKIPVQHGKTYLLRIINAGLSNDLFFAIAGHNLTVVGTDGHYTKPFTVKHIMIAPGQTMDALLEANRADGGRYYMAARTFATHPDIEVNNSTATAIVEYMDDTPARGLPEFPANLPGVKDIDSATAYTAQLRSLGSKDHPVDVPRQVDERMLVTIAVNVLPCAPHETCGGPDGNRQAASLNNVSFANPSVDILGAYYRSVRGVFNADFPNKPPFFFNFTDVDNDPVERWATKRGTKVKVVEYGAVVEVVFQGTSILGAENHPMHLHGFTFYVVGRGFGNFDEQKDPATYNLVDPPHQNTVSVPKAGWAAIRFRAANPGVWFMHCHFDRHVVWGMSTVFIVKDGKATGAKMMPPPPNMPTC